From one Amphiura filiformis chromosome 13, Afil_fr2py, whole genome shotgun sequence genomic stretch:
- the LOC140168567 gene encoding pyruvate dehydrogenase protein X component, mitochondrial-like: MFGISHFTAIVNPPQSAIIAIGGSRLVPSVDGGKPDTVATVTMSTDTRVVDGIMAAEFLEAFRQNIENPLRSGLL; encoded by the coding sequence ATGTTTGGCATCTCACACTTCACCGCTATCGTCAACCCACCGCAAAGCGCCATCATAGCCATCGGCGGATCACGTCTTGTTCCATCTGTAGATGGCGGCAAACCAGATACCGTGGCAACTGTTACCATGTCAACTGACACAAGGGTAGTGGATGGCATTATGGCAGCAGAGTTCTTGGAAGCTTTTAGGCAAAATATAGAGAATCCTTTAAGATCAGGACTTTTATAA
- the LOC140168568 gene encoding pyruvate dehydrogenase protein X component-like produces MATIRALGCLRTRASLQRILQLNPTFLGQSHARCLHRAAILCGVDPIKLTMPALSPTMEEGTIAKWFKQEGDPIEAGDAICDIETDKSTVVMEADDDGILAKILVPEGTKGIKINALIALMVAEGEDYKDVDMPADEDAPSTPAADIPEGMSDTTQYSSMRHAVGKASEPLSPAVRQLIEQHGLDPASIPPSGPHGRILKGDVLHYLESPLAAEVEAAPEPPPQRQIPPEASEPVHIEPLVGQPSSPFVEPILTVIEQEHKDIEISSVRRIIAKRLTESMFFVPHAYCTVEVKMNQVNKLRKQFKERGIKLSVNDFIIKAAATSLKEHPEVNAAWVDGIKLFEDIDISVAVATDRGLITPILTHVNKRGLVNISKTVKELVERAREGRLKPQEFQGGSFSVSNLGMFGISHFTAIVNPPQSAIIAIGGSRLVPSVDGGKPDTVATVTMSTDTRVVDGIMAAEFLEAFRQNIENPLRSGLL; encoded by the exons GTGTTGATCCGATCAAGCTGACGATGCCAGCTCTGTCACCAACTATGGAAGAAGGCACCATTGCAAAGTGGTTTAAGCAGGAAG GTGATCCTATTGAGGCAGGCGATGCCATCTGTGACATAGAAACGGATAAATCTACTGTAGTCATGGAGGCAGATGATGATGGCATCTTGGCCAAAATCCTT GTCCCTGAAGGTACCAAGGGTATCAAAATCAATGCACTGATAGCTCTGATGGTTGCTGAAGGTGAGGATTACAAGGATGTTGATATGCCAGCTGATGAGGATGCACCATCAACACCAGCTGCAGACATACCAGAAGGCATGTCAGATACTACACAATACTCAAGTATGAGACATGCAGTAGGAAAGGCAAG TGAACCTTTGTCACCAGCAGTTAGGCAACTAATAGAACAGCATGGATTAGACCCAGCTAGTATTCCACCTTCTGGACCACATGGTAGAATTCTGAAAGG AGATGTGTTACACTATTTGGAGTCACCACTGGCAGCTGAAGTTGAGGCCGCACCTGAGCCACCACCACAAAGACAGATACCACCAGAGGCATCAGAACCTGTGCATATTGAACCATTGGTGGGCCAACCATCAAGTCCATTTGTGGAACCTATTCTTACTGTTATTGAG caAGAACATAAAGATATAGAAATTTCAAGTGTTCGAAGAATTATTGCCAAAAGACTAACAGAATCAATG TTCTTTGTACCACATGCTTATTGCACTGTTGAGGTCAAGATGAACCAAGTTAACAAGTTAAGGAAACAATTCAAAGAAAGGGGCATCAAATTATCTGTCAATGATTTCATCATCAAAGCAGCTGCAACTTCACTCAAG GAGCATCCCGAGGTAAATGCTGCCTGGGTGGATGGAATCAAACTATTTGAAGACATAGACATCTCTGTTGCCGTAGCAACTGATAGAGGACTCATCACACCAATATTGACACATGTAAATAAAAGGGGCTtggtaaacatctcaaaaacagTCAAG GAGTTAGTAGAAAGAGCAAGAGAAGGCAGGTTAAAGCCACAAGAATTTCAAGGAGGAAGCTTCAG TGTTTCAAATCTAGGCATGTTTGGCATCTCACACTTCACCGCTATCGTCAACCCACCGCAAAGCGCCATCATAGCCATCGGCGGATCACGTCTTGTTCCATCTGTAGATGGCGGCAAACCAGATACCGTGGCAACTGTTACCATGTCAACTGACACAAGGGTAGTGGATGGCATTATGGCAGCAGAGTTCTTGGAAGCTTTTAGGCAAAATATAGAGAATCCTTTAAGATCAGGACTTTTATAA